A stretch of the Arvicola amphibius chromosome 8, mArvAmp1.2, whole genome shotgun sequence genome encodes the following:
- the LOC119821801 gene encoding vomeronasal type-1 receptor 2-like, translating into MVLNHMSDIGNLIIGLIFLLQTTIGILGNFSLMFYYAVLYYREHTLKPIDMILFNLTAANIMIVLSSGLPHTITPFVLRQLLNYFGCRLIFYIERVGRSLSIGTSCLLSVFQAMTISPREYCWKDHKVKVARSIGCIISLLWLFYILMHFIFFIYPFIERNGKNRTRTHDFGYCFIVLHNEITDLLFVALVMFPEVLFSLLIIWSSGFMIVILYRHKQRVQHIRRTHGSSTNFPESRATKNILALVSTFLNFYTLSSILEGSIALSYDHNRWLINFTSFTSLCFPSFGPFVLMNHYSFVSRFSFVC; encoded by the coding sequence ATGGTGCTGAATCACATGTCAGACATCGGGAACCTCATCATTGGACTCATTTTCTTATTACAAACAACAATTGGAATTCTCGGAAATTTCTCACTTATGTTCTACTATGCAGTACTTTACTATAGAGAACATACATTAAAGCCCATAGATATGATTCTTTTCAATCTAACAGCAGCCAATATTATGATCGTTCTATCTTCAGGATTGCCCCACACAATAACTCCTTTTGTGTTGAGGCAGTTATTGAATTATTTTGGATGTAGATTAATTTTTTACATTGAAAGAGTTGGCCGGAGTTTGTCCATTGGAAcctcctgcctcttgagtgtctTCCAGGCCATGACGATCAGTCCCAGGGAATACTGTTGGAAGGATCATAAAGTCAAAGTTGCCAGGTCCATTGGATGCATCATTTCCCTACTCTGGCTTTTCTACATATTgatgcatttcattttctttatctacccATTCATTGAAAGGAATGGCAAAAACAGGACAAGAACACATGATTTTGGATACTGTTTTATTGTACTGCACAATGAAATCACTGATTTACTGTTTGTAGCATTGGTGATGTTCCCAGAAGTCCTTTTTTCTTTGCTCATCATCTGGTCCAGTGGTTTCATGATTGTCATCTTGTACAGACACAAGCAGAGGGTTCAGCACATCCGTAGAACACATGGTTCAAGCACAAACTTCCCTGAGTCCAGAGCCACAAAGAATATCCTGGCACTGGTGTCtacctttcttaatttttatacattATCTTCCATCTTAGAAGGTAGCATTGCTCTTTCATATGATCACAACAGGTGGCTGATAAACTTCACTTCATTTACTTCTCTATGTTTTCCATCTTTTGGGCCATTTGTTCTTATGAATCATTACTCCTTTGTGTCCAGATTCAGTTTTGTCTGttag